One Solibacillus sp. R5-41 DNA segment encodes these proteins:
- a CDS encoding YojF family protein: protein MKEVNTQELQQLLNSFANKDVFIHLETTNGSYAAHYDEKFFNAGAFIRNVKLRYELGKIVGDAPHRVGLKMEHGWVYAQGITHFKLDTEGRLLMAGLDYTGKLAVALEISEKPFAY from the coding sequence ATGAAGGAAGTAAATACGCAAGAACTCCAACAATTACTGAATTCTTTTGCAAATAAAGACGTTTTTATTCATTTAGAAACGACAAATGGCTCTTACGCGGCCCATTACGATGAAAAATTTTTTAATGCAGGTGCGTTTATCCGCAATGTCAAATTACGTTACGAGTTAGGCAAAATTGTTGGGGATGCCCCACACCGTGTTGGTTTAAAAATGGAGCATGGCTGGGTTTATGCGCAGGGCATCACACATTTTAAGTTGGATACAGAAGGTCGCCTATTAATGGCTGGTTTAGATTATACAGGGAAGCTGGCAGTCGCACTTGAAATTAGCGAAAAGCCATTTGCTTATTAA
- a CDS encoding YwdI family protein yields the protein MISYEMIVQQIEKHASQAKQVRGEQQIREQLSAIRALCDVVLDEGKSVAKLPEAALSVHNIQTSSMMISQLPVTSSQKIEEEDANGESLFDF from the coding sequence ATGATTTCCTACGAAATGATTGTTCAACAAATTGAAAAGCATGCTAGTCAAGCAAAGCAGGTGCGTGGGGAACAGCAAATACGCGAGCAATTATCGGCGATTCGTGCGCTATGTGATGTCGTTTTAGACGAAGGAAAGTCTGTTGCCAAGTTACCCGAAGCCGCACTAAGCGTACATAACATCCAAACATCTTCTATGATGATTTCACAGCTACCTGTCACTTCATCTCAAAAAATAGAGGAAGAAGATGCAAATGGCGAATCGCTTTTTGATTTTTAA
- a CDS encoding SRPBCC domain-containing protein — MQNTSKTMLTMKRTFAVPAESVMNAWLSAQMIKKWLFTMEHTNKVATNEPVEGGTWEIVDHRGGIDYRAIGKYLTLDQPNLIRKTFRMPQFSETEDIITVELKNTENGSEMTFTQEITVPHEEGWSQDDIEKAEKEYVVSSEQGWHYMFEGLKQLVETGKINYPQ; from the coding sequence ATGCAGAATACGTCAAAAACAATGTTAACAATGAAAAGAACATTTGCAGTACCTGCAGAAAGTGTTATGAATGCATGGTTGAGCGCGCAAATGATAAAAAAATGGCTTTTTACAATGGAACATACAAATAAAGTGGCTACAAATGAACCGGTGGAGGGGGGGACATGGGAAATTGTAGATCATCGCGGAGGTATAGATTACCGAGCGATAGGTAAGTATTTAACATTGGACCAACCAAATTTAATTCGTAAAACATTTAGAATGCCACAGTTTAGTGAAACTGAGGACATAATTACAGTTGAGTTGAAAAATACGGAAAACGGTTCTGAAATGACATTTACACAAGAAATTACAGTGCCGCATGAAGAAGGTTGGAGTCAAGATGACATTGAAAAGGCAGAAAAAGAATATGTTGTCAGCTCTGAGCAAGGTTGGCACTATATGTTTGAAGGTTTAAAACAACTAGTTGAAACAGGAAAAATTAATTACCCGCAATAA
- a CDS encoding YjiH family protein codes for MTKKFPFYTWFLFVVLSALGVFLFITPINTEEGMKVPIAILANMLAGKVEPFIHWFALITFTIAAAGSVIMQFIPQKGPRTLMDSLFRVNWFWTIMRVLAVIFTTMYLFQVGPESIISENTAGILIDPASGLVTFMFVLFLFAGLLLPLLTDFGLLEFFGSMMVKVMRPLFKIPGRAAVDCLASWVGDGTIGVLLTSKQYEEKNYTGREAATIATTFSVVSITFCLVVIETIGIADYFLEFYASVVFSGIVLAFIMPRIYPLKQKADTLIDGTEAPANREDVQEGFNAFSFGLHNALTKAESNKNLGKIIASGFKNVLEMWFAVTPIIMAFGTIALVLAEFTSVFRILGMPFEPILTLLQIPEASEAAQTMIVGFADMLLPSVLGAGIESELTRFFIATVSVTQLIYLSEVGGLILGTKLPLKLWDLFAIFLIRTIISIPIIAAIAHIIF; via the coding sequence ATGACGAAAAAATTTCCTTTCTATACTTGGTTCCTGTTCGTTGTACTTTCGGCATTAGGGGTATTTTTATTCATTACACCGATTAATACCGAAGAAGGCATGAAGGTTCCAATTGCGATTCTTGCCAATATGCTTGCAGGTAAAGTCGAGCCGTTTATCCATTGGTTTGCACTCATTACCTTTACTATTGCAGCAGCTGGGTCAGTCATCATGCAATTTATTCCACAAAAAGGACCACGTACACTGATGGATTCTTTATTCCGTGTCAACTGGTTCTGGACAATTATGCGTGTACTTGCCGTCATTTTTACGACGATGTACTTATTCCAGGTCGGTCCTGAAAGCATTATTAGTGAAAATACTGCGGGTATATTAATTGATCCGGCTTCTGGTCTTGTGACATTTATGTTCGTGCTATTTTTATTTGCAGGGCTATTATTACCTTTATTAACAGACTTTGGTCTACTTGAATTTTTCGGTTCAATGATGGTAAAAGTTATGCGTCCCCTTTTCAAAATTCCTGGGCGCGCTGCAGTTGACTGTTTAGCTTCATGGGTTGGTGATGGAACGATTGGTGTTCTATTAACGAGCAAGCAATATGAAGAAAAAAATTATACAGGACGTGAAGCAGCAACGATTGCCACAACCTTCTCTGTCGTTTCGATTACGTTTTGCTTAGTTGTTATTGAAACGATTGGCATTGCGGATTACTTTTTAGAGTTTTATGCATCAGTCGTTTTTTCTGGTATCGTTTTAGCCTTTATTATGCCGCGTATTTATCCGTTAAAACAAAAGGCCGATACATTAATCGATGGTACAGAAGCTCCTGCGAATCGTGAAGATGTACAAGAAGGCTTTAACGCATTTTCTTTCGGCTTACACAACGCGTTAACGAAAGCTGAATCAAATAAAAACTTAGGTAAAATTATCGCAAGTGGGTTTAAAAACGTGTTAGAAATGTGGTTTGCCGTTACCCCGATTATTATGGCGTTCGGTACAATTGCATTAGTGCTTGCTGAATTTACAAGTGTATTCCGTATTTTAGGGATGCCATTCGAGCCAATTTTAACATTATTACAAATTCCAGAAGCGAGTGAAGCTGCTCAAACGATGATTGTCGGTTTTGCCGATATGCTTTTACCTTCTGTTTTAGGTGCTGGCATTGAATCAGAATTAACGCGTTTCTTCATTGCAACGGTTTCTGTAACACAATTAATTTACTTATCTGAAGTAGGTGGATTAATTTTAGGAACAAAATTACCGTTGAAATTATGGGATCTATTCGCGATTTTCTTAATCCGTACAATTATTTCGATTCCAATCATCGCTGCGATTGCACATATTATATTTTAA
- a CDS encoding DUF423 domain-containing protein, producing MKGSIISGAIQGFLAVALGAFAAHALEDKLDAYSTDIWNTAIQYQMLHAVAIVLAGILMSKAIFGEVKQLKIAVICFNAGIIFFTGSLIVLALTGIKVLGAITPIGGVLFLIGWAMIISATLKQTK from the coding sequence ATGAAAGGTTCTATTATTTCAGGTGCCATTCAAGGCTTTTTAGCGGTAGCATTAGGTGCATTTGCTGCACATGCACTAGAAGACAAATTAGATGCATATAGCACAGACATTTGGAATACGGCGATTCAATATCAAATGCTGCATGCAGTAGCGATTGTTTTAGCGGGTATTTTAATGTCAAAAGCAATTTTTGGCGAAGTAAAACAATTAAAAATTGCCGTTATTTGTTTTAATGCAGGAATCATTTTCTTTACAGGTAGTTTAATTGTGTTAGCTCTTACAGGTATTAAAGTATTAGGGGCCATTACACCGATTGGCGGCGTCCTATTTTTAATCGGCTGGGCTATGATTATAAGCGCAACATTAAAACAAACAAAGTAA
- a CDS encoding uracil-DNA glycosylase, protein MKIDCFKCQYFRVTWDQNNPRGCSAYGFKTKQLPSVLVKQSSGMDCLKFVAKKQEGQR, encoded by the coding sequence ATGAAAATTGATTGCTTTAAATGTCAATACTTCCGTGTCACATGGGATCAAAATAACCCACGTGGCTGCTCGGCATACGGCTTTAAAACAAAACAGCTGCCGTCCGTCCTTGTAAAACAGTCTTCAGGTATGGATTGTCTAAAGTTTGTAGCTAAAAAACAGGAGGGACAGCGATGA
- the bshB2 gene encoding bacillithiol biosynthesis deacetylase BshB2: protein MTLQEERHVLVIYPHPDDEAFSVAGTVRMYSNMGVPVTYACLTLGEMGRNLGNPPFATRESLPDIRRQELLAACVAMGIEDLRMMGLRDKTVEFEDDEKMVKLVTNLIEELNPSIVYTFFPGFAVHPDHEATARAVVEAVRRMPKESRPRILAVAFANDTIEKIGEAPIVIDIRSVKDDKIKALQAHASQTAWMMAETAKRVDDGETLTDSWLNVEKFYPITFED from the coding sequence ATGACTTTACAAGAGGAACGCCACGTTTTAGTTATTTACCCTCATCCAGATGATGAAGCGTTTTCAGTTGCTGGTACGGTGCGTATGTATAGTAATATGGGTGTACCCGTTACATACGCTTGTTTAACATTAGGCGAAATGGGCCGAAATTTAGGAAACCCACCTTTTGCGACACGTGAATCTTTACCAGACATTCGCCGCCAAGAGCTCCTTGCTGCATGTGTGGCAATGGGCATTGAAGATTTACGAATGATGGGCTTACGTGATAAAACGGTTGAATTTGAAGATGATGAAAAAATGGTGAAGCTTGTAACGAATTTAATCGAGGAATTAAATCCTTCGATTGTCTACACATTCTTCCCAGGCTTTGCCGTACATCCAGATCATGAAGCAACAGCTCGTGCGGTCGTTGAAGCAGTACGTCGCATGCCAAAAGAATCACGCCCTCGTATTTTAGCGGTTGCATTTGCGAATGATACAATCGAAAAAATTGGTGAAGCGCCAATTGTAATCGACATTCGTAGTGTGAAGGACGATAAAATAAAGGCTTTACAAGCACATGCTTCTCAAACCGCTTGGATGATGGCTGAAACAGCTAAGCGTGTAGACGATGGTGAAACGTTAACAGACAGCTGGTTAAATGTCGAAAAATTTTACCCAATTACATTTGAAGACTAA
- the ilvA gene encoding threonine ammonia-lyase IlvA yields the protein MEVAQMKTIAVEHILIAHHFLKDVVVHTPLQRNDYLSEKYGANIYFKREDLQHVRSFKLRGAYYKIKKIEEQARDTGVVCASAGNHAQGVAYACAKLEIQATIFMPKTTPKQKIDQVRMFGRNFIEIQLSGDTFDDSAASALAYCEAEGRVFIHPFDDLDVIAGQGTVAVEIMNDIEEPIDYVFGSIGGGGLMAGVSAYIKNLSPNSKVIGVEPAGAASMKSAFEQEGPTTLDWIDKFVDGAAVKLAGNETYQVCKTHLDDIITIPEGKVCTTILDLYNKHAIVAEPAGALSVAALDFYAEEIRGKSVVIIISGGNNDIGRMQEIKERSLIYEGLLHYFIVSFPQRSGALRQFLTSVLGPNDDITTFEYTKKNNKESGPALVGIEIGHPDDRVGLLERMSANGFEYKEVNKDSTLFALLV from the coding sequence ATGGAAGTTGCACAAATGAAAACAATTGCAGTGGAGCATATTTTGATTGCGCACCATTTTTTAAAGGATGTAGTCGTACATACACCGCTTCAACGTAATGATTATTTATCTGAAAAATATGGGGCAAATATTTATTTTAAACGAGAGGACCTGCAACATGTCCGTTCTTTTAAGTTGCGCGGTGCCTACTATAAAATTAAAAAAATTGAAGAACAGGCACGTGATACGGGTGTTGTTTGTGCGAGTGCAGGCAATCATGCACAAGGCGTTGCTTATGCTTGTGCGAAACTTGAAATTCAAGCGACCATTTTCATGCCAAAAACGACCCCAAAACAGAAAATTGATCAAGTGCGGATGTTCGGTCGCAACTTTATTGAAATTCAGCTATCTGGAGATACATTTGACGATTCTGCTGCGAGTGCCCTTGCTTATTGCGAGGCAGAAGGGCGTGTTTTTATTCATCCTTTTGACGATTTAGATGTCATTGCTGGTCAAGGGACAGTTGCTGTTGAAATTATGAATGATATTGAAGAGCCGATAGACTACGTTTTTGGTAGTATTGGTGGTGGTGGTTTAATGGCTGGCGTATCTGCTTATATTAAAAACCTATCACCGAATAGTAAAGTTATTGGTGTGGAGCCTGCTGGGGCTGCCAGTATGAAATCTGCCTTCGAGCAAGAGGGACCCACTACACTAGATTGGATTGATAAATTTGTAGATGGTGCCGCTGTAAAGTTAGCAGGCAATGAAACGTATCAAGTTTGTAAAACACATTTAGATGATATTATTACTATCCCTGAAGGTAAGGTTTGCACGACCATTCTAGATTTATATAATAAACATGCCATTGTTGCAGAGCCTGCTGGGGCACTTTCTGTTGCAGCACTCGATTTTTACGCGGAAGAAATTCGAGGGAAATCTGTTGTCATCATTATTTCAGGCGGAAACAATGACATCGGCCGAATGCAGGAAATTAAGGAGCGCTCATTAATTTATGAAGGGTTACTGCATTACTTCATCGTCAGCTTCCCACAGCGTTCTGGTGCATTGCGTCAATTTTTAACATCCGTACTTGGGCCAAATGATGATATTACAACGTTTGAATATACGAAAAAGAACAATAAAGAAAGCGGACCTGCACTTGTCGGTATTGAAATCGGCCACCCAGATGATCGAGTCGGTTTATTAGAACGCATGTCCGCAAATGGTTTTGAATATAAAGAAGTGAATAAGGATAGTACGTTATTTGCGCTATTAGTATAA
- a CDS encoding M20 family metallopeptidase: MNQLKTKLQESFEEMVIIRRYLHEYPELSHEEVHTPIYIANFHRELGLEVREQVGGRGVVATLRGAKPGKTVALRADFDGLAINELNDIPYKSKNDGIMHACGHDGHTATLLVLAKVLTEMQEELVGNVVFIHQHAEELAPGGAKAMIEDGCLEGVDVIYGTHLWAPTPLGDVLVREGAIMAAADRFEITIQGKGGHGAEPQHSVDAIVIGSHFVTQLQTLVSRRIAPLYSAVVTVGHFEAINPFNVIADTVKLKGTVRTFDENVRQQIKQEIEQLLQATCTGMHATYKYEYFDGYPPVINHAEDTQFVAQVAEQIDVVKNVQKCPPFMIGEDFGYYMQHVPGTFFFTGAKDPCWDQAYPHHHGRFNFDERAMLIAAQILGEATVAYLTKNN, encoded by the coding sequence ATGAATCAATTAAAAACAAAGTTGCAAGAAAGCTTTGAAGAAATGGTTATTATTCGACGTTATTTACATGAATATCCAGAATTATCGCATGAAGAAGTACATACCCCGATTTATATTGCCAATTTTCACCGTGAGCTTGGTCTAGAAGTACGTGAACAGGTGGGGGGAAGAGGAGTTGTCGCGACATTAAGAGGGGCAAAACCTGGGAAGACTGTTGCGTTACGTGCAGACTTTGACGGCTTAGCCATTAATGAATTAAATGACATCCCGTATAAATCAAAAAATGACGGAATTATGCATGCTTGTGGTCATGATGGACATACCGCGACTTTGCTAGTTCTTGCAAAAGTATTAACAGAAATGCAAGAAGAGTTAGTAGGGAATGTCGTTTTCATTCACCAACATGCTGAGGAACTCGCACCAGGTGGGGCAAAAGCAATGATTGAAGATGGCTGCTTAGAAGGTGTTGATGTCATTTATGGCACGCATTTATGGGCGCCAACCCCACTTGGAGATGTATTAGTTCGAGAAGGTGCCATAATGGCTGCTGCTGATCGATTCGAGATTACAATTCAAGGAAAAGGTGGCCATGGTGCAGAGCCGCAGCATTCGGTTGATGCGATTGTCATCGGATCCCATTTTGTTACACAGCTCCAAACACTTGTATCGCGTCGCATTGCCCCACTATATTCAGCTGTTGTAACGGTAGGACATTTTGAGGCAATCAATCCTTTTAATGTTATAGCGGATACAGTGAAGCTAAAAGGGACTGTACGTACATTTGATGAAAACGTGCGCCAGCAAATCAAGCAGGAAATTGAACAATTATTACAAGCGACATGTACGGGGATGCATGCGACCTATAAATACGAATATTTTGATGGCTATCCACCAGTAATTAATCATGCAGAAGATACACAATTTGTGGCACAAGTAGCGGAGCAAATTGATGTGGTAAAAAATGTCCAAAAATGTCCGCCATTTATGATTGGTGAGGATTTTGGTTATTATATGCAGCATGTCCCAGGTACTTTTTTCTTTACAGGGGCCAAGGATCCTTGTTGGGACCAGGCGTATCCACATCATCACGGACGATTTAATTTCGATGAACGTGCCATGCTTATAGCAGCGCAAATTTTAGGTGAAGCAACAGTAGCTTATTTAACAAAAAATAATTAA
- the thiD gene encoding bifunctional hydroxymethylpyrimidine kinase/phosphomethylpyrimidine kinase yields MSLKKTLTIAGSDTSAGAGMQADLKAFQEHGTYGMVALTVVVTMDPKTWSHNVTPLPTELLQKQIDTALSTGVDAVKTGMLSTEEIIKIASDAIQKSGTDKVVIDPVMICKGDDEVLNPGNTTAMINYLLPYATVVTPNLFEAGQLAGTGTPKTIEEMQVAAAKIHALGAKNVVIKGGKALAHEKAVDLFFDGNEFKLLETEKIASTYNHGAGCTFAASVCANLANGFTVEESVVEAKEFVSAAIKHGWALNDHVGPVMHGAKPRFGAPQVTVTTIPSVTIA; encoded by the coding sequence ATGTCATTGAAAAAAACGTTAACAATTGCAGGTTCAGATACATCAGCTGGTGCAGGGATGCAGGCTGACTTAAAGGCTTTCCAAGAGCATGGCACATATGGCATGGTTGCCCTTACTGTTGTCGTAACGATGGACCCAAAAACATGGAGCCACAATGTAACACCGCTCCCTACTGAATTATTACAAAAACAAATTGATACTGCCCTTTCAACAGGTGTAGATGCCGTTAAAACAGGGATGCTGTCAACTGAGGAAATTATTAAAATTGCTTCAGATGCTATTCAAAAATCAGGAACAGACAAAGTTGTCATTGACCCAGTTATGATTTGTAAAGGTGATGATGAAGTTTTAAATCCAGGTAACACAACTGCGATGATTAACTATTTATTACCTTACGCAACTGTTGTTACACCAAATCTTTTTGAAGCGGGACAATTAGCAGGAACTGGTACACCAAAAACAATTGAAGAAATGCAAGTTGCTGCTGCTAAAATCCATGCATTAGGTGCTAAAAACGTTGTCATTAAAGGCGGAAAAGCATTAGCCCATGAAAAAGCAGTAGATTTATTCTTTGATGGTAATGAATTCAAGCTACTTGAAACTGAGAAAATCGCTTCTACGTATAATCATGGTGCAGGCTGTACGTTTGCGGCTAGTGTATGTGCGAACTTAGCAAACGGCTTCACTGTGGAAGAATCGGTTGTTGAAGCAAAAGAATTCGTTTCAGCTGCTATTAAACACGGCTGGGCTTTAAACGATCACGTTGGTCCTGTCATGCACGGTGCAAAACCACGTTTCGGCGCACCACAAGTAACCGTTACAACAATTCCAAGTGTAACAATCGCATAA
- a CDS encoding ABC transporter permease has product MFTALFGSVEQGIIYAIMALGVYLTFRVLDFPDLTVDGSFVTGAGTAAMMIVLGYNPILATIVATVAGFIAGCMTGLLHTKGKINPLLSGILMMIALYSINLRIMGITSDTGVTRPNIPLLNTETVFTMFNDFWSKLGIDNVLSNAVTAMGGKSLPSSWGILIFMMVVTIVIKFVMDRFLKTEIGLAIRATGDNKRMIRSFSANTDSLIILGLGLSNGMVALSGALIAQYTKFADIGLGIGMIVVGLASVIIGEAIFGTKSIVRTTFAVIAGAVIYRLIYALALRVGWLDTGDMKLITAIIVILALIIPQVLNKQQEKKRKAKRLAARVAAQKATINVEQGGNGLA; this is encoded by the coding sequence ATGTTTACAGCTTTGTTTGGTTCAGTTGAGCAAGGGATCATCTATGCAATTATGGCGCTCGGGGTGTATTTAACATTCCGAGTGTTGGATTTTCCGGATTTAACAGTCGATGGTAGCTTTGTGACGGGGGCTGGTACAGCAGCAATGATGATTGTGCTTGGTTACAACCCAATTTTAGCGACAATCGTAGCAACCGTTGCTGGATTTATTGCAGGATGTATGACAGGTTTATTGCACACAAAGGGTAAAATCAATCCGTTACTATCTGGGATTTTAATGATGATTGCCTTGTATTCCATCAACCTCCGTATTATGGGAATAACATCTGACACAGGGGTAACACGTCCAAATATTCCATTATTAAATACGGAAACAGTGTTCACGATGTTTAACGACTTCTGGTCAAAACTAGGAATTGATAATGTACTTTCAAATGCAGTAACAGCAATGGGAGGCAAATCACTTCCATCGTCATGGGGCATTTTAATTTTCATGATGGTCGTAACAATTGTCATCAAATTCGTAATGGATCGATTCTTAAAAACAGAAATTGGGCTTGCTATTCGAGCGACAGGGGACAATAAACGAATGATTCGAAGCTTTTCTGCCAACACAGATTCTTTAATCATTTTAGGTCTCGGCTTATCAAACGGGATGGTGGCATTATCTGGTGCGTTAATTGCCCAGTATACAAAGTTTGCGGATATCGGCCTTGGCATAGGGATGATTGTTGTCGGATTAGCCTCGGTTATTATAGGTGAAGCCATTTTTGGTACGAAATCAATCGTACGCACAACATTTGCAGTTATTGCGGGTGCGGTTATTTACCGTTTAATTTATGCTCTTGCGCTGCGTGTTGGCTGGTTAGACACGGGGGATATGAAATTAATTACCGCAATTATCGTCATTTTAGCATTAATTATTCCACAAGTTTTAAATAAGCAACAAGAGAAGAAACGTAAGGCAAAGCGTTTAGCGGCGCGGGTAGCAGCTCAAAAGGCGACGATAAATGTAGAGCAAGGGGGAAATGGTCTTGCTTAA
- a CDS encoding uracil-DNA glycosylase, producing MIETLTNTWRDILAPQLQQPYFQQLQQFLQQQYSEETVYPKKSDILNALQLTDFPIVKVVILGQDPYHGINQAHGLSFSVKNGQKLPPSLKNMLKELQEDVGCPIPQNGDLTAWAEQGVLLLNTVLTVREKEANAHKGQGWEEFTDAIIERIANRAEPAVFLLWGKPAQSKRTLIERFHKNHIILEAPHPSPLSAYRGFFGSKPYSQTNAALIAMGNEPIQWCLSD from the coding sequence TTGATCGAGACTTTAACGAATACGTGGCGTGATATTTTAGCTCCACAATTACAACAACCTTATTTTCAACAGCTCCAGCAATTTTTACAACAGCAATATAGTGAAGAAACGGTTTATCCGAAAAAGTCGGATATTTTGAATGCTTTACAATTAACGGATTTCCCAATTGTAAAAGTCGTTATTTTAGGGCAGGATCCGTATCATGGCATTAATCAAGCGCACGGTTTAAGCTTTTCAGTAAAGAATGGACAAAAGCTGCCGCCAAGCTTGAAAAATATGTTGAAAGAATTACAGGAGGATGTCGGCTGTCCGATTCCGCAAAATGGTGATTTAACAGCATGGGCAGAGCAGGGAGTTCTCCTATTAAATACGGTGCTTACAGTACGTGAAAAAGAGGCAAACGCACATAAAGGACAGGGCTGGGAGGAATTTACAGATGCCATCATTGAACGTATTGCCAACCGTGCAGAGCCCGCTGTTTTTCTTCTATGGGGTAAGCCTGCACAAAGTAAGCGTACATTAATCGAACGTTTTCATAAAAATCATATTATCCTAGAAGCACCACACCCAAGTCCGCTAAGTGCATATCGCGGTTTTTTTGGGAGTAAGCCTTATTCACAAACAAATGCGGCATTAATCGCAATGGGGAACGAGCCGATTCAATGGTGTTTATCCGATTAA
- a CDS encoding ABC transporter ATP-binding protein: MLKLDGINKIFNEGTPDEKNALDNINLYLAAGDFVTIIGSNGAGKSTMMNMISGALTPDFGSVVIDGNDLTRIPEHKRAVHIGRVFQDPMAGTAPSMTIEENLAIAYSRNAKRGLRGGVDKKRREFFKQSLEKLHLNLENRLTAKVGLLSGGERQALSLLMATFTKPAILLLDEHTAALDPSRAELITKLTKVLVEESSLTTLMVTHNMQQALDLGNRLIMMDKGQIILEVGAERKSALTIPDLMAEFEQIRGEKMNSDRALLG; this comes from the coding sequence TTGCTTAAACTAGATGGCATCAACAAAATATTTAACGAAGGTACACCGGATGAAAAAAATGCATTAGACAATATTAATTTGTATTTAGCAGCGGGTGATTTTGTTACAATTATCGGCAGTAATGGTGCAGGGAAGTCAACGATGATGAATATGATTTCTGGTGCATTGACCCCGGATTTTGGATCGGTTGTCATTGATGGCAATGATTTAACGCGTATTCCTGAGCATAAACGCGCGGTGCATATCGGACGCGTTTTCCAGGATCCAATGGCGGGTACGGCACCCTCTATGACGATTGAGGAAAACTTGGCAATCGCGTATTCACGAAATGCAAAACGTGGATTACGTGGTGGTGTAGATAAAAAGCGTCGGGAATTTTTCAAGCAATCATTAGAAAAGCTTCACCTTAATTTGGAAAACCGTTTAACTGCTAAGGTCGGATTACTATCAGGTGGTGAGCGCCAAGCGTTAAGCTTGTTAATGGCGACGTTTACAAAACCAGCCATTTTATTATTAGATGAACATACAGCAGCCCTTGATCCGTCACGTGCAGAGCTCATTACAAAGCTAACAAAGGTGCTTGTTGAGGAAAGTAGCTTAACGACGCTTATGGTAACGCACAATATGCAGCAGGCGCTGGATTTAGGAAATCGCCTCATTATGATGGACAAAGGTCAAATTATTTTGGAAGTCGGTGCGGAACGAAAGTCTGCATTAACCATTCCAGATTTAATGGCTGAATTTGAACAAATTCGCGGAGAAAAAATGAATTCAGACCGCGCATTACTAGGATGA